A stretch of the Desulfobacterales bacterium genome encodes the following:
- a CDS encoding (Fe-S)-binding protein, which translates to MAEAAITEEKKIVDEGLEVGVQNLTEERIEKVINRVLKGESGARLKAYVETCVHCGLCSEACHYYLSHDKDPQFSPVGKVKQTLWEMLKTRGQVSAEFIKRASEIASTQCNACKRCAMYCPFGIDIAYMMLTVRRICHLLGVTPLYIQDTAHSHAATMNQMWVKDDEWIDTLQWQEEEAQAEIPTLRIPLEKEGADIMYSVIGPEPKFQAQLLYQAAVIMDVAGVDWTMPATPGWDNSDMAMYTGDNEIMGRVKRAHFETAARLRVNRIVMGECGHAFRSVYDMGNRWLGWRMPPIPIVHAIDFYYELIKDQKITIAKKFQEPVTLHDPCNVIRGGGLADKARYVVNAICEELIEMHPNREHNYCCCAGGGVINCGPPYKMTRMDGNRIKAEQLFAAKSRGAKILIAPCHNCHSGLEDINHHYGLGYEIKFISDILYDVMEKPS; encoded by the coding sequence ATGGCTGAAGCAGCGATAACAGAAGAAAAGAAGATCGTCGATGAAGGACTGGAGGTTGGTGTCCAGAATCTGACTGAGGAGCGGATAGAAAAAGTCATCAACCGCGTTTTAAAAGGGGAATCCGGCGCACGCCTCAAGGCCTATGTGGAAACCTGTGTCCACTGTGGCCTGTGCTCTGAAGCCTGCCACTATTACCTTTCACATGACAAAGATCCACAATTTTCGCCAGTCGGAAAAGTAAAGCAAACCCTGTGGGAAATGCTTAAGACCAGAGGGCAGGTCAGCGCTGAATTTATCAAACGCGCATCTGAGATTGCCTCAACCCAATGCAATGCCTGTAAACGCTGCGCCATGTATTGCCCGTTTGGCATCGACATCGCCTACATGATGTTGACCGTCAGACGCATCTGCCACCTGCTCGGCGTGACACCGCTCTATATTCAAGACACCGCCCACAGCCATGCCGCTACGATGAATCAGATGTGGGTAAAAGATGATGAATGGATTGATACACTGCAGTGGCAGGAGGAAGAAGCCCAGGCCGAAATTCCTACCTTACGGATTCCATTGGAAAAAGAGGGGGCTGATATTATGTATTCGGTCATCGGGCCTGAGCCCAAATTTCAGGCGCAGCTGCTTTACCAGGCGGCGGTCATCATGGATGTGGCCGGGGTAGACTGGACCATGCCGGCTACACCGGGCTGGGATAACAGCGATATGGCTATGTATACCGGTGACAATGAGATCATGGGGCGGGTGAAGCGGGCCCATTTTGAAACTGCCGCCCGTTTGCGCGTTAACCGGATTGTGATGGGCGAATGCGGCCATGCCTTTCGTTCGGTCTACGATATGGGCAATCGCTGGCTGGGTTGGCGCATGCCGCCCATACCCATCGTTCATGCCATCGATTTTTACTATGAATTGATCAAAGACCAAAAAATAACCATTGCTAAAAAATTTCAAGAGCCTGTAACCCTGCATGATCCGTGTAACGTGATTCGAGGCGGCGGTCTGGCAGATAAGGCCCGTTATGTCGTCAATGCCATTTGCGAAGAGCTGATCGAAATGCATCCCAACCGGGAACACAATTACTGCTGCTGTGCCGGTGGTGGGGTCATCAATTGCGGGCCGCCATACAAGATGACACGCATGGACGGCAATCGCATCAAAGCCGAGCAGCTATTTGCAGCCAAGTCCAGAGGCGCCAAAATATTGATAGCGCCCTGTCACAACTGCCACAGCGGCCTCGAGGATATCAATCATCATTATGGGCTCGGCTATGAGATAAAGTTTATCAGTGATATTTTATATGATGTGATGGAGAAACCGTCATAA
- a CDS encoding response regulator, whose product MPKKILIIDDDPAVVRYLKAVFSDNGYATCSASSSMEGLEVVKTEKPDLICLDLQMPGEWGPRFYRKLRKNKELKNTPVIVVSGIDGDHAVKDAVAFVKKPFDPEKLVGIVKNTIG is encoded by the coding sequence ATGCCGAAGAAAATTTTAATCATTGACGATGACCCGGCTGTCGTCAGATATTTAAAGGCGGTGTTTAGCGATAACGGTTATGCCACCTGCAGTGCTTCCAGCAGCATGGAAGGGCTGGAGGTGGTCAAAACCGAAAAGCCGGACCTGATCTGTCTGGATTTGCAAATGCCCGGCGAATGGGGCCCCCGCTTTTACCGCAAGCTTCGCAAAAACAAGGAACTGAAGAACACGCCGGTGATTGTGGTCAGCGGAATCGATGGCGATCATGCGGTTAAGGACGCCGTTGCATTTGTGAAGAAGCCCTTTGACCCGGAAAAATTGGTCGGAATCGTTAAAAATACGATCGGCTAA
- a CDS encoding cytochrome c3 family protein produces the protein MKKGVLLVMALLFVGVFLMPAFSQEDMEVVEDEGFSKRQRPPAVFRHDDHNEKAALEDCSECHHVYEDGQKLEDESSEDQSCSECHDEKGSGDMPGLRKAFHTNCKGCHLEQKKGPVMCGSCHIRN, from the coding sequence ATGAAAAAAGGCGTACTTTTAGTAATGGCACTCCTCTTTGTTGGCGTATTTCTGATGCCGGCATTTTCACAGGAAGATATGGAAGTGGTCGAAGATGAGGGTTTCTCAAAAAGACAACGACCTCCGGCAGTTTTTCGGCATGATGACCACAACGAAAAAGCGGCTCTGGAGGATTGCAGCGAATGCCATCATGTTTATGAAGACGGCCAAAAATTGGAAGATGAGTCCTCGGAAGATCAAAGCTGTTCCGAATGCCATGATGAGAAGGGCTCAGGCGATATGCCCGGTTTGCGCAAGGCATTTCATACAAATTGCAAAGGCTGTCACCTTGAACAAAAAAAGGGACCAGTGATGTGCGGTTCATGCCATATTCGCAATTAG